GCCGTAGCTCAGTTTGGGAGAGCGCTTGAATCGCACTCAAGAGGTCGCGGGTTCAAATCCCGCCGGCTCCACTTTTTCGTCGTCGCGTCCACCCCCGGCACCCCCCGCGAGCCCTCTCGCCGGGTTCGCCCCGGGTAGCGGCCGACGGCTCGCCACCGTAGCTCAGGGGTAGAGCACCGCATTCGTAATGCGGCGGTCGTCGGTTCAAATCCGACCGGTGGCTCTTAGGCAGCACCCCTCCGCCGACAGCCGGCAGGCCGGAGGCTTCGGAGGGAGACGAAGCAGGGACACGCGGGTGTAGCTCAGTTGGTAGAGCGCAACCTTGCCAAGGTTGAGGTCGCCGGTTCGAATCCGGTCACCCGCTTCTTCGCCGCCGGCTCGCGCGCGAGCCCGGCCCCCGCGCCCAACGCGCGGTCCGCAGTACCCCTCGGGGCGTGGCTCAGTCCGGTAGAGCGCTGCGTTCGGGACGCAGAGGTCCCCGGTTCAAATCCGGGCGCCCCGATTTTCCCGCCCGCCTTGTCATGTTTGGCCGGGCGTACTGTTAAGTGGGCCTGGTCATCCAAGTCGTCCCCCGAGATTAGGCGGGCCGCCAAAGGCGGTCGTAGCCAAATCCGGGCGCCCCGGCCCGGTCAACATGCGGCAGTTACATGCCACCCGTCGGCCGCGCCAGCGGCCACGGATCCACATGCCGCGCAGAAACCTTCCCGCAGACGGACACGCTCCGATCCAGCGTGACGGCGACCCCACGATCCCTGAGCCATCCCCAAGAAACGCGTCACGCCCCTGCTGAGCGGCCCAGAGTCTTGGAACGCCGATGCTGGCGCCAGGCGTTTCGAAGCGGCCGCCCAGACTTGAACCAGACCCTCTTGGTTTCGTTGCGATTGACGACGAAGTACTCGTCCGCGTGAAAGCGCGTCCGGCGATTCAACTCATCCACTTGCCACCGAGGAACAGGCACATGGCCACCTCCCTCGGTGCCGTGAGTAAGCAGGAGCATCTGCGTCGGGGAGATGGGAAGGGTGATCTCAATCGTCGAGACTGCCAAACCAGGAGATCGAAGGTGCCAAGGGAGCCGGTAGGCTTCTGGGTCGAACCAGACACACGGTCGATCCGACGTGATAAAGCCGACATCGTCATCAGTGGTCAGCACCCGAAGGCGCATTTGAATCAACCATGGCAGTTGAGTCTCAATCGCAAAAACGACCCATTGAGCTACCGGACCCTCTACGGACGTCTTGAAGTCCTCATAGCTGGCGGACGTGGTGCTACTTGCCGGTGGATATGCCCTGCGGGCCGCTCGCTCCTCAGGTGGGCGCGCGCGCATCGACTTCCGCATTTCATCCATTCGGGCCAGTGCACCCTGAAACTGTTTCTTCCAGTGATTCAAGTGAGGTAGACTCCGAGCCTGCATCGCGGCAACGTACGCGCACAGGAGCATGTGATCCCTTCCTTCGAGGCTCTTCGCAGTGGCAAGCACATCGTTTCGAATGCGCACAAACTCGGACTCCAATTCAGCCAACCCCTGCTCAACGGCAAGTTCGCGACGTCCGTCGTCGAGTGAAATGGTGTAGAGGTCGGTCTCGTGGAAGATGTTCTTGGGAGCTTTCCGTTTGCTCGACTTGCCGTCCTTGGCGAACCGCCACACGTAGGGTGTTTGGCCTTCTGGTGTTGCCGGATCGCACCACGCCGCCAAGTAGGAACGAGGTACCCAGTGCTGCTTCTTGTGCTTCATGCGGTTCTCGCGGTTCAGACGTTCGCTGGGTAACGCGTCGAGGAGTCGGTCGCTCGGCAGGCACAGTTCGTGATCTCCCGGTGACGGGCTTTAGCCAAGCCATCGAACAGGCCTGCACCATAAGATCGATCGAGGTGCGGTTCGCCGCCATACTAGGCCCGGTCGACCAACGCCTCAATCTCGACGAGATCAAGGACCGGAAGACGACGGTGCGCCGTCCGCAGTCGAACGGCTTCATCGAGCGCTTCCACCGAACGCTCCTGGAACCCCTCGGGATGGCGGGTAGCGCCACTTGGTACGAGTCCGTCGAGGAAACGCAGGGCGGGTCTTGACACTTGTCTCGAAACCGGCAACCGTAACCTCCCACACCACGGCCGTGGCACGGAGCGGCGCATCCCACATTAGATCTCTAGGGAGGGGTTCGGAAATCCAAGGGTCCCGCAGCAGTCAACCAAGAAGGAGGTGAAGATCACAGCCTGAAGCGCTAGCCTTGACGAGGCCGGGTATTAGGTGATGCCGTACTTGTACGTCGTACCCATCCCCGCACACCCCTTCCCGTCCGAGAATCCACACCAACAACCCCTAATAAGCTGAGCCCATCTCAAAGTCAGGAGTGACCATCGCCTCATGGAACAACCAGTCAAGACATCAGGTGACGAAGCCTTCGCGTCAAGGAAGCAGTACATCGTACCCAGCTATCAACGCAACTACGTGTGGAAGCAACGAGCCCATTGGGAGCCTCTTTGGGAAGACATCAGAGAGCTCACACGCCAAATCCTAGCTGACGGTACGCAGGCGAAACCCCACTTCCTTGGCACCATCATCACGAAGGAAATCGGTACTTCCGGCTTCATCAATCAATGGTGGGTCGTTGATGGGCAACAGCGCCTCACAACGCTCCAAGTGTTCATTGCTGCGACTCATACTGTCTTCTCTGAGCGTGACCTAGAGCAGTCAGCCGCGATTCTTTCTGACCTCCTCGTCAATCCAAGCAGCAGCGTGAAGGCTGAAGGCGACAAGTACAAGATCACGCACAAGAGCAGCGAGTACGCTGGCTTCACGGCGATAATTGATGCCGCTCTCTCGCCCGGTTCTTCCAACCGCGATCCGGAGGAATCGAGTCTCAGGGACTGCTACGCTTACTTCCTCGAAGCAGTTCGAGACTGGCTGGACTCCAGCGATTCTGACCAAACCGAAGCCCTAGCCGGAGCCTTGACCACGGGCCTCCTAACTAAGTTGCAAGTCGTTGACATTCGATTGGACGACCGGGAGAACAGCCACACGATCTTCGAGACGTTGAACGCTCGGGGTGCCCCTCTCACCGAATGGGAGAAGACCAAGAACTACATCCTCTCCCTGGCTGTTCGCGAGGATGACTCCTACGGAGATAAGTTCTACCGGGAGCATCTAGAACACTACGACGCTGATCCGTACTGGAGTCAGATCGTGAGCGAGGCCCGCTTCCACGGCAAGCACATCGATCGATTCTTGTTCTTCTTCGCACAGATTGAACTTCCCAAGCGTCTTCACAGCTTGTCGGGCGAGCTGATCAAGACGCTGCCCCGGGGCCGGCTTTATCGTGATTTCCGCTACGTCGGCGAGCACATCTACCGTGCCAATGACGACGAGCTGATGGCCATGACAGAACGTCTCAAGCGATACGCTGACATCTACAGGGCCATTGACGAACGTAACGGCTTCTCGGCCCACGCCGGGCAGGTCATGCATCGGGCGACTGATATCATCAAGCTGTCGTCGCTGATCCCCGTATTCATGGAGTTGGTGGAGAAGTTGGGTTACGGCGACGCGCTAGACCGAGCGCTCAGTGTCGTGGACAGCTACCTGATGCGGCGCGTGGCGCTCAAGGCGTACTACTCCGGTTTCGATGACGTAGCGTTCGCGCATGTCCAAGCGCTCCGCGATACGTCTGCGGACGAGATCGTGTCTGCCTTGATCGACCGCTTCGACAACTCGCCCAGTAGCGCGTATTGGCCTTCCGACGACCAGATCATGCGGTATTTCCTCAGCGGTGATATGTACAATCGCATCTCAAAACCACGCCTGAAGAACCTGCTGAGCGCCATCGCTGAGAGGATGCACGGTGAGAATACCACGTCGAGCGACGGTCCGTTTACGCTAGGATCGGTGACCATCGAGCATGTGGTCCCACAGGACTGGCAGCGTCACTGGGCCGACGATCTGAGCTTCGATGGCAGCGAAGACGCTAGGCATCGACTCGATCAAATCGTCCATCGCATAGGTAACCTCACGTTGGTCGCGTACAACTCCAAGCTGAGCAATCGCCCTTGGACCGAGAAGCGGGAACTGCTTGCGGAGGATCGCTTGGAAATGAACAAACGGTTGCTCCGAGACATGAAAGGGGAGGCTTGGAATGAAGCAGAGATCGGATACCGCAGCGAACAGATGGCGAACTACGTCATCGGGATTTGGCCTCACGCCGATGGTCTCCGGCGCAGCCTAGGCATCTCCGCAGTTGATACAGCGACTTGAACGCTGGCACCAGAGCGAATCGGCCTTGGCCGGCCTTCACTATGCCGTCTTCACCAGGACGCAGTGGACGAACTCGCTGGGTTATCTTGCCACCGCCACGGCTCCCACCGCCGAGAAGTCCGCCTCTGTCCGCGCATCTCCGACGCAGCGCTTCAGCGGCCGCCACAGCCGGGTTTCCTGCTCGCCCTCAAGTAACCCCAAGAGTTGGACACCCCACCCGCGGCACACGCGCGTGCAGTAGGTCCGGCGATGGAAGAAATCTAGGCGGCGGACCACCGTGTCGAACTCGGTCCGCCGCCTTCTACTCACCGCGTCTTGTCATTGATCGACTCTCCTAGTGGCCAGAACTGAGGCGGCACTGGAACGCGATAGTGTCGGCTAGCAAGAATAACCAACGGCCATAGGCCGAAGCGGACGGCAGACAACGAAGTGAACGCCCCGCTGGCTTCGTCTTCCAACTTGATACGAGCGAGCGTGGCCTCGAAAGAACGCTGGATCTCAATGTCGGTGAACGCCAGTCCGTGGGCATCGCTGTTCCGGTAAAGGTGGGTTTCGGTGTCGGAGCCCGGGAACAATAGCTGTAACGTCGAATGGGCGTAGGGTCCAGCTACGAAGTCCGCCAACTGCCCCAGCGTGTCAGCGTCCTTCGTGACAGCGGCCCAAACCGCCAGCGTGGGAATCAGCAAGCTGCCGGCGGTGGCTTCGACGCGATAATCATCGTCCTGCCTCGGGTGGTCGATCAGATCCCGGTACTCGTTGTGGACGCAGGGATACAGGCCATGGGTCCGAAAGGCGAACATCGTCGCTTCGGCAGTAGTCCCAATCCATTCGCGGATCACGGAGGCCGATTTGACTCCATTCAGGAAAAGGCATGCGATGTTGATGTCGATCGCCTGGCTGTCCTTGATCGGGGTGAACAGAATGGGGTTGGTCGCGATGATGTCGGTGAGAAGTTGGGCCGTCCGCCGCACGGCAAGTCCGGCTTGTTCCTCGTCTTCCTCCCGACCGTCTTGTGCGATACGCTCCGCAGAATGCAGGAGCCACAGCCCTCTGCTCCCGATGCGCCCAACGAGATCAAACATTCTGAGATTCACGTCCAAGGACGCATGGCTCGGCACGCCGGCACTCAAGCCGTGAGCCGCCTTGGCCCTCGGCTCAACGTAGCTGGCGATGTAGTCGTCGGCGATCTGGAGGTGCAGCTCGATGAGGCGTCCCATCGATTGTCCGATCTCCCGCGCGTCTTCCGATTCGGACTTGAGATACTCCTTGGCAAGCTCCCACGCGACAAGGACGGCCCGCTCGCTGCAAAGATAGGCGGCTTCGATGTTGTCAGCGTTGCGGCCCCAAACATAGAGCGTCCAAAGACTGAGGTAGATCTGGCGGATCGCCGTGAGGTGCGCCGGTCCGGCCGCCTCACACGCGTTGCCAATGCTGGTCATGAGGCGGCAGAAGTGTTCGAAACTGGCGTCGGGTTCGTCGACGAGCGCCAGCGACTTGCGGAAGTCAGACCGCCACGTTTCTGGAAGGGCGTTCTCCCGAAGCACGCCTGAGAGGATTAGGCCGGCCAGCCTGTCCCCATTCCAGATATCGAACTCGATCCTGCCCTCCTCTGTGTACTTGTCGATGTAGCCCCCGACCTCTGTTCGCACGCCTTCATGCAGCTCTCCACCGAGGCAAAGAACGATCACCACCGGGAGGTCCTTGAAGCGTTCCCCCAAGATCTTCGGGATGTACACTTCCCGTATCTCATCGAGCGACGCCCGCAGGGACTGTGGGCCGGTGTTCCAAGCGGCACGCCTGAGATCTCCAGGCTTGATGGAAATGAGGAAGACCTTACGGTCGCCCTCCCAATCGCCCTCCGCGCCGACATCGACGCCATACTGTCTCGTGCCGATCGCGGGTCTCGAGAAGACCGACATGCCGATTTCGCTGAGAAGATCGGGCAGGATGACGTCGAGTTCGCCGCGTTCCTTCAGCGACGCCAGATACTCTGCGAGGATCAGTTTCATTTCGGCGGAGCTTCCGACCGGAAGCGAAGAATCGTGTTCTGGAGGCCGACCGGATCGAGGGCCTCAAGCCTAGGCATGTCGATTTCCTGCTGAAAACTCGCCAACGGCATCTCTTGCCGCTGCGGGTCGCTCCCCTCGTCCGCAGGCACGTAGTAGACCGAACCACTGCCATAGAGTAGGACCGAACGATGAACGAGCTGGGACATGACTGAACGTTCTTGGGCTTCCTTCCAGATCGTCCGCGCCAGATCATTCTGCCGGTGAACCTGCATTAGGCGGTCCCGGGCGCTCGGTTGAAATGCGGAGCAGAGGCCGGTCCGCTGCAGTCCTTCGAGGTACCTCGCCAACGACGACGAGAGCCGTTTCACGGATACTTCTGCTGGGTCGTCCGCCGAGATAGCCCCTTCAAGCCACTCGATCTCGCCCGGATAGTTCAACAGAAAATAGGACCAAATCAGTGCTTCAACATCGGCGCGGTTCTCATCGGATGCAGCCCGGAGACAAGATAGGAGCAACGCCGATGCACCTGCCTTATGCGCGAGGCAGTAACCGAGGATCTTTCGGGCTAGGAATGGGACCCAGGCGGGATCGAGAGCGAACTCCGTCAGATCGATATCGAGGCCAGCGGGAGCTTCGTTGTGCGGCAAGAGTCGGCAGGCGACAAGGCTGAGCCGGTGGTCGCCGGCTAGGAGAAGCGAGACGACATACCATCCCAATAGGTCAGCAGGTCCGTTCGTGAGTTTGTGCCGGAAGCTACCCAGCGCTTCAAGATCAATAGAGTTGTCGCGATTACCAAGTAGATACCGCAACAAACGGAGCACGCGCTGTCGATCTCCATCCAAATCCCACTGACTCAGGATCACGTCGATGAACTGGATGGTGACGGGAGCATCTCCGTCCACATGTTGCATCGCCGAAAAGCTGGCGTCGATCATCGCCTCCGTATAGCTGCTGTGGCCGCCGTGAAGGCCGACTGTGATGGCTTGACACGTCATCGGCTGAGGATTGGTGCATGCCTTGATCAGGAGCGGCTCCACCACAGGCACGAGCCTCTCGCCGAACCGGTCAAGCAGTTGTAGAGCCGCTCCGACCGCGCACGCTGCATCCCGATCCGAACCCGGGGATTCGATCACCTGCTCGAGGCGTTCGGTTATCCGGTCAAGAATGCTGCCATCATCTTCCGGCGCTATTCGGCCGAGTGCGAGGAGGGCATCCTGCCGTATGTGTGGTTGCGGTTGCCGCGACAAGTCGAGCGCCTCCTCGGCATACTTCTCCGGATCATGTGCCGCACCGGCCACTAGAACATGACGGGTGATGCCCGTCTGCTTGTCTAGATCGCTTCGGACGAACATCAGTCCTTCGGCTGAGCGGCTGGGGCTGAGTTGAAGCCAGTTGACGAGCGCGTCGTAGACTTGGCCGGCGGCGAGGTCATTGCCGGCTTTGTCGAAGAGGACTTCACAGGTAGCCGCTGCTTCCGCGACTGAACAGCGGATCAGCGGCAGGGTCAGGCAGAAGACCTGTTGAAACCTGAAGAATGTAGGGTCCGCTGCGGGGAGTTGATCGGACCGGAAGACCTCCAGGAGGTCGAGCGTACCGTCATCGTGGAGTTCGGCAAGCACCTCTGCCAGCTGATCGGTTTCCTCATAGGAGACGGACGCGATCGTGCTGAGCAACGACTCTGTAAGGGCCGCGGCTAGGATGGCTTCGCGTGTGATCATGGAGTCAAGAAATGTCCGGGTCGACCAATCGTCGGCGCCGGTTCGCGCCACTCATGCATTGTCTCCCAATGACTCAAGCTCCTGGACGACGCCTTGAAACGCTTCCAGCGCGGTGAGCAGGTCTTCAACGATCTCGACCGCCAGCACCTTCGGCTCCGGTAGATTCTCGCCGTCCTCCAGAGCGCTGTCGCGGAGCCACAGCAGGTCCAGATTCAGCTTGTCGCGCGAAGCCAGTTCGTCGTGCTCGAAGGCTCTCCAGCGTCCCGCCTCGTTCTCCGGGCTCCACGTCTGTTTCCTCTGGTGGCGTTCGCCCGCACGGAAGCACTCGACAAACTCGTCGAGGTCCGCCCGCCGCAGCGGCTTCATCTTGAGGGTGAAGTGCTTGTTCGTTCGCAGGTCGTAGACCCACAGCCGCTCGGTCCAAGGCTTCTCGCGCGCGGGTTTTGCGTCGAAGAACAGGACGTTTGCCTTGACCCCCTGAGCGTAAAAGATCCCGGTGGGCAGACGGAGAAGCGTGTGGACATCGAATTGCTGGAGCAGGTGGCGCCGCACCGTTTCACCCGCGCCGCCCTCGAACAGGACGTTGTCCGGTATGACGATGGCGCAAGTGCCGTGCCTCTTGAGCAGGGTCTTCACGTGCTGGACGAAGTTGAGTTGCTTGTTCTTCGTGGTGGTCCAAAAGCCCTGCCGCTCGTAGACGTGCGATTCCGTCTCGAGTTCCCCTTCCTCGTTTACGATCTGGACGCTGCTCTTTCTTCCGAACGGCGGGTTGGTAAGCACCATCGAGAAGCGTTGGCTGGGATCGTTGGCTAGGCTGTCGACTCCCGACTGGATCGGTGACTCATCCGGGCTGATCCCGTGCAGATGGAGGTTCATGATGCAGAGCCGGGCCGTTGCCGGCACGATCTCCCCGCCTCGAACGAAGCCTTGTCGGAGATGGCGTTTCTGGTCGGGATCCAAGGTGCTTCCGTGCTCACGGACCACGTATTCGTGGGCAGCGAGGAGGAATCCGCCGGTGCCGCAGGCGGGATCGCAGACGGTGTCGGCCGGCCCTGGCTGCATCACATCCACGATGGCCTTGATCAGTTCGCGGGGGGTAAAATACTGACCGGCGCCCTTCGGCGACTCCTGCGCCGACTTGGCCAGCAGGCCTTCGTAAATGTCGCCCTTCACGTCCGCCCGCATCGACATCCAGTCCTCGGGATCGATCAGGTCGACGATCAGCCGCTTGAGGGTCGCCGGATTCTGGATCTCCTGCCGAGCCTTCTTGAAGATCTCCCCCAACATCCCTCCCTGCTTCGGAAGCTCTGTCAGGATGCGTCGGTAGTGCGTCTCCAACTCCTCGCCGTCGCGAACGAGAAGGCTCGGCCAGTCGAGCCCGTCCGGTACGATGGGAGGGCGGCTCCACGGAGGCTGGGTCTGCTGGTGGGCCATCTTCAAGAACAGAAGGAAGGTGATCTGCTCCGTGTAGGCCATGTAGGACAGCCCGTCGTCACGTAGCAGGTTGGCGAAGCTCCAGGCTTTGTTGACGATCTGTTGCGTGTCGTTTGGCATCAGGTGACTTGGCTCATGCGCTTGCGTTTCGGCTTCGAGGAGCGCCGCCTTCTCTTGTTCCCTTCAGCATCCCGCTCCAATCGGATGCGTTCAAGCAGGACGGACGCGGGCTCGTCGTTAGGATCTTGCGGGACCAGGCGCCCCTCGACAGCGCGCTTGAGGATGGACTGGCGAAGGGCGGGCGCACGGAGTGCCATGCCCGCTTCAACTTGGTCTTGCACGTCCCGTCCGGTGTCACAAAGCAAATCTGCGGATCGGACAGCGCGGACTTGCTCGCGGATGGGGGCCAGGGGAATGGGAAGCGCCCTGACCTTGGAGAGGCTGAGTGTGTACAAACCAGACGTTGAACTCGCCTTCGCCAGTACCGCCTGCCGGCCGCGGGGCGAAAGGAGCCATGTCAGCAGCCATCGAGACCGGATGGAAGGAGCACAGCGAACCTTGATCAAGTGATTCTGATGGCAGCACGGCTCCAAGCCCCCCCTCCACTCCGCCACGCGTCCGATCTGTTCGGCGCTTCCGTTGCCTTCCACGATGAGGAGATCGCCAGGACGCAGGGCCACGCGATCAAGTTCTGCTTCAGAAACTCCGATCATTCTCACGTCGTCCAACCTGATCTCGTCGGCGTAGACGTTGGCTACGCGCAGATAGGGGTACTTCACCGGCAATCCACTCCTTGCTGGGTTCTTGGTTAGCCCGCCGGTCACTTCTGCCACCTGATCCACCGTCGCCCAGCACCATCCCTTGGGTAGCGGCGGCAGGTTGCCGGCATCCGGTTCTACGGGTTCCTTGTACTTGTTCTCCCAGTTCTTCGGTGGTCTTTTTTCCTTCGCCTTGAACTTCGCGAGTTGTTCCTCCTCCCAGTGCTTCCGCCGTTCGGCCAGGATGCGCCTAAGCAGGTCCTCGCCGGCCTCTTCGGGCGGATTCTCCTTCCTCCATTGCTGGGTCATCCTGCCCTCGACCGCCGCCTTGAGGACGGACGCGCGGTAGTGC
The window above is part of the Candidatus Palauibacter polyketidifaciens genome. Proteins encoded here:
- a CDS encoding DUF4238 domain-containing protein, translating into MKHKKQHWVPRSYLAAWCDPATPEGQTPYVWRFAKDGKSSKRKAPKNIFHETDLYTISLDDGRRELAVEQGLAELESEFVRIRNDVLATAKSLEGRDHMLLCAYVAAMQARSLPHLNHWKKQFQGALARMDEMRKSMRARPPEERAARRAYPPASSTTSASYEDFKTSVEGPVAQWVVFAIETQLPWLIQMRLRVLTTDDDVGFITSDRPCVWFDPEAYRLPWHLRSPGLAVSTIEITLPISPTQMLLLTHGTEGGGHVPVPRWQVDELNRRTRFHADEYFVVNRNETKRVWFKSGRPLRNAWRQHRRSKTLGRSAGA
- a CDS encoding DUF262 domain-containing HNH endonuclease family protein, with product MEQPVKTSGDEAFASRKQYIVPSYQRNYVWKQRAHWEPLWEDIRELTRQILADGTQAKPHFLGTIITKEIGTSGFINQWWVVDGQQRLTTLQVFIAATHTVFSERDLEQSAAILSDLLVNPSSSVKAEGDKYKITHKSSEYAGFTAIIDAALSPGSSNRDPEESSLRDCYAYFLEAVRDWLDSSDSDQTEALAGALTTGLLTKLQVVDIRLDDRENSHTIFETLNARGAPLTEWEKTKNYILSLAVREDDSYGDKFYREHLEHYDADPYWSQIVSEARFHGKHIDRFLFFFAQIELPKRLHSLSGELIKTLPRGRLYRDFRYVGEHIYRANDDELMAMTERLKRYADIYRAIDERNGFSAHAGQVMHRATDIIKLSSLIPVFMELVEKLGYGDALDRALSVVDSYLMRRVALKAYYSGFDDVAFAHVQALRDTSADEIVSALIDRFDNSPSSAYWPSDDQIMRYFLSGDMYNRISKPRLKNLLSAIAERMHGENTTSSDGPFTLGSVTIEHVVPQDWQRHWADDLSFDGSEDARHRLDQIVHRIGNLTLVAYNSKLSNRPWTEKRELLAEDRLEMNKRLLRDMKGEAWNEAEIGYRSEQMANYVIGIWPHADGLRRSLGISAVDTAT
- a CDS encoding class I SAM-dependent DNA methyltransferase translates to MPNDTQQIVNKAWSFANLLRDDGLSYMAYTEQITFLLFLKMAHQQTQPPWSRPPIVPDGLDWPSLLVRDGEELETHYRRILTELPKQGGMLGEIFKKARQEIQNPATLKRLIVDLIDPEDWMSMRADVKGDIYEGLLAKSAQESPKGAGQYFTPRELIKAIVDVMQPGPADTVCDPACGTGGFLLAAHEYVVREHGSTLDPDQKRHLRQGFVRGGEIVPATARLCIMNLHLHGISPDESPIQSGVDSLANDPSQRFSMVLTNPPFGRKSSVQIVNEEGELETESHVYERQGFWTTTKNKQLNFVQHVKTLLKRHGTCAIVIPDNVLFEGGAGETVRRHLLQQFDVHTLLRLPTGIFYAQGVKANVLFFDAKPAREKPWTERLWVYDLRTNKHFTLKMKPLRRADLDEFVECFRAGERHQRKQTWSPENEAGRWRAFEHDELASRDKLNLDLLWLRDSALEDGENLPEPKVLAVEIVEDLLTALEAFQGVVQELESLGDNA